TCGGCGATCGCCATGGAGCTGATGCCCCGCATCACCCGCGCCCAGGTGATGGACGTGCTCTCGAGCCAGGCCAACCTCGCGGGCTACCGCGCGGTGGTCGACGGCGCCGCTGTCTACGGTCGCGCCCTGCCGATGATGATGACCGCGGCCGGCACCGTGCCGGCGGCCCGCATCTTCGTGATGGGCGCCGGCGTCGCCGGGCTGCAAGCCATCGCGACCGCCCGCCGCCTCGGCGCGGTGGTGACCGCCACCGACGTGCGGCCCGCCGCCAAGGAGCAGGTCGAGTCGCTCGGCGCCAAGTTCGTCGCCGTCGAGGACGACGAGTTCAAGCAGGCCGAGACCGCCGGCGGCTACGCCAAGGAGATGTCGGCCGAGTACAAGAAGAAGCAGGCCGAGCTGGTGGCGAGCCACATCGCCAAGCAGGACATCGTGGTCACGACCGCGCTGATCCCGGGGCGGCCGGCGCCGAGGCTCGTCACCGCCGACATGGTGTCGGCGATGCGGCCGGGCTCGGTCCTCGTCGATCTCGCGGTCGAGCGCGGCGGCAACGTCGAGGGCGTCAAGGCGGACGAGGTCGTCGAGACGCAGAACGGCGTCAAGATCGTCGGCTACGCCAACGTACCGGGGCGGCTGGCCGCCACCTCGTCGAGCCTCTACGCTCGCAACCTCTACGCCTTCGTCGAGACGCTCGTCGACAAGGGCTCGAAGGCGCTGGCGGTGAAGTGGGACGACGAGCTCGTCAAGGCGACCTGCCTGACCCGCGACGGCGCCGTCGTCCACCCGAACTTCCAGCCCAAGGCGGCCTAAGGCCGCTCGCCCCGAAATCGGAGGAGACCTCATGGCTACCCTTCCCCCCGACCAGGCGGCCGAGCAGGCACGCGCCGCCGCGGCCGCCGCCCGCAACGCCGCCGACATCGCCGCCCGCGCCGCCGACCAGGCGGCGATCATCGCCGACAGCGTCGGCCACGGCGTCGCCGCCGCGACCCACGGCGCCATCGATCCGACCGTGTTCCGCCTCGCGATCTTCGTGCTGGCGATCTTCGTCGGCTACTACGTGGTCTGGTCGGTGACCCCGGCCCTCCACACCCCGCTGATGTCCGTCACCAACGCGATCTCCTCGGTGATCGTCGTCGGCGCCATCCTGGCCGTCGGCGTCCCGCTGATCGAGAAGGGCACCGGCTGGGCCCGCTTCTTCGGGTTCATCGGCCTGGTCTTCGCCAGCGTGAACATCTTCGGCGGCTTCCTCGTCACCCAGCGCATGCTCAGCATGTACAAGAAGAAGGCCTGAGGCGATGTCGGAGAACGTCTCCTCGCTCCTCTACCTCGTCTCCGGCGTCCTGTTCATCCTGGCGCTGCGGGGCCTGTCCCACCCGACCACCTCCCGGCAGGGCAACCTGTACGGCATGATCGGCATGGGCATCGCCATCCTGACGACGCTGATCGGCCACGCGCCGTCCGGCGTCGGGGCGTGGTTCCTGGTGCTGCTCGGCCTCGGCATCGGCGGCGGCGCCGGCGCGGTGATCGCCAAGCGCGTGCCGATGACCGCGATGCCGCAGCTCGTGGCCGCCTTCCACTCCCTCGTCGGCCTCGCGGCCGTCGCGGTGGCGGCCGGTGCGCTCTACGCGCCGCAGGCCTTCGGCATCATCGAGAACGGCGCCATCCACAAGCAGTCGCTGTTCGAGATGGGGCTCGGTGTCGCCATCGGCGCCATCACCTTCACCGGCTCGGTGATCGCGTTCCTCAAGCTCGACGGCCGCATGTCGGGCAAGCCGATCATGCTGCCGCAGCGCCACGTCATCAACATCGTGCTGGCCGTGGTGCTGGTCGCGCTGCTGATCGGCTTCATCGGCGGCGGCAGCAAGGTGCTGTTCTGGCTGATCGTGATCCTGTCCTTCGTGCTCGGCGGCCTCCTGATCATCCCGATCGGCGGCGCGGACATGCCGGTCGTGGTCTCGATGCTCAACTCGTATTCGGGCTGGGCGGCCGCGGGCATCGGCTTCACGCTGGGCAACCTCGCGCTGATCATCACCGGCGCGCTGGTCGGCTCGTCGGGCGCGATCCTGTCCTACATCATGTGCCACGCGATGAACCGCTCGTTCATCTCGGTGATCCTCGGCGGCTTCGGCGGCGACGCCGCGGGGGCCGGCGCTGGCGGCGGCCAGGTCGAGACCCGGCCGGTCAAGCAGGGCTCGGCCGACGACGCGGCCTTCATCATGAAGAACGCCGAGAAGGTCATCATCGTGCCGGGTTACGGCATGGCGGTGGCGCAGGCCCAGCACTCGCTCCGCGAGATGGCCGACCAGCTCAAGAAGGCCGGCGTCGACGTCAAGTACGCCATCCACCCGGTGGCGGGCCGCATGCCTGGCCACATGAACGTGCTGCTCGCCGAGGCCAACGTGCCCTACGACGAGGTGCACGAATTGGAGGACATCAACGGCGAGTTCCCGCAGGCCGACGTGGCCTTCGTGATCGGCGCCAACGACGTCACCAACCCGGCCGCCAAGACCGATCCGCAATCGCCGATCTACGGCATGCCGATCCTCGACGTGGAGCGGGCCAAGACCGTGCTGTTCATCAAGCGCGGCATGGGCTCGGGCTATGCGGGCGTCGAGAACGAGGTGTTCTTCCGCGACAACACCATGATGCTGTTCGGCGACGCCAAGAAGGTGGTCGACGAGATCGTCAAGAACTTCTGACGGCCGGCCCGGGAAGGGCTGGGCGTTCCGGGGGCCTTCTGCCCCGGATCGGGAAGCGGGGCCTCGTGCTCCGCTTTTCGCATTTCGGGAGCTCGCGCGCGAGAGAACCCCTCCCCCTCTGCGGGAACCGGTTTGGCGGCTCCGGGCACGCTTCGACGGGAACATGCGACTGTCGCCCGGCTGCGGCAGCGCGCGGCCGCGAATCCCGCTACACTCCCGCCCGTGTCCATACTCCTCGACCTGCCCCGACCCCTCCTCGACGTCCACCGCTCGGCCCTCGGGCGGCCCTGGCACGAGCGCTGCGCCTCGGCGCAGGCGCAGGGGCTGGCGGTCGCCATCGCCCAGGGGCACGGCCTGCCCGAGGTGCTGGCCCGCGTGCTCGCCGGGCGCGGCGTCGACCTCCACGCCGTGCCGGGCTTCCTCGAGCCGCGCCTGCGCGACCTCATGCCCGACCCCGCGGTCCTGGTCGACATGGAGGCGGCGGCCGACCGGCTCGCCGCCGCGATCGCGCGCCGCGAGAAAGTCGCGATCTTCGGCGATTACGACGTCGACGGCGCGGCGAGCGCCGCCCTGCTCGCGAGCGCGCTGCGCGACCTCGGCGTGCCCTACCGTCTCCACATCCCCGACCGGATCACCGAGGGCTACGGCCCGAACGTCGCGGCGGTGCGCATGCTGGCGCAGGAGGGCGCGACGCTGCTCGTCACGGTCGATTGCGGCACCGCCGGGCACGAGCCGCTCGCCGAGGCCGGCCGCCTCGGCATGGACGTGGTGGTGCTCGACCATCACGGCGCGCCGGAGGTGCTCCCGCCGGTCCGCGCGCTCGTCAACCCGAACCGCCTCGACGACCTGTCGGGACTCGGCCATCTCTGCGCCGCGGGCGTGGTCTTCCTCACGCTGGTGGCGCTCAACCGGCGCCTGCGCCGGGACGGGCTCGCCATCCCCGACCTGATGGCCGGGCTCGACCTCGTGGCGCTCGCCACGGTGGCCGACGTGGTGCCGCTGCGCGGCCTCAACCGCGCTTTCGTGCGCCAGGGTCTGGCGGTGATGCGCGGCCGCGGCCGGCGTGGGCTCGCCGCCCTCCTCGACGCGGCCGGCCTGTCGGAGACGCCGCAGGCCTGGCATCTCGGCTTCCTGCTCGGGCCCCGCATCAATGCCGGCGGCCGCATCGGCGATGCGACTTTGGGCGCGCGCCTGCTCCTGTCCGAGGACCCGATCGAGGCCGCCGGCATCGCCGCGCAGCTCGACGCGCTCAACCGCGAGCGCCAGGCGATCGAGGCCGCCGCCGTTGCCGAGGCCGAAGCCGAGATGGGAATGCGCCTGGAGCGCGATCCCGACCAGCCGGTCCTCGTCGCCGGCAGCCCGGACTGGCATCCGGGCGTGGTCGGGCTGATCGCGGCGCGGCTGAAGGAGCGCTTCGGCCGCCCGGCCTTCGCCTTCGCGCTGCGCGAGGACGGCACCGCCACCGGATCGGGCCGCTCGATTCCCGGCGCCGATCTCGGGCGGGCGGTGCGGGCCTGCGTCGAGGCGGGCCTCGCGGCGAAGGGCGGTGGCCACGCCATGGCGGCGGGCGTGACGCTCGCCGCCCTCGACCTCGACCGCTTCCGCGAGGCACTCGCCGGCGACCTCGCCGCCTCGGTGGCCGAGGCGCGCCTCGGCGAGGCTCTGCTCGTCGACGGTCTCGTCTCCGCCGGCGGCGTGCAGCCGGACCTGGCGGACGCCGTGGAGCGGGCGGGCCCCTTCGGCCAGGGCGCGCCGGAGCCCGTCTTCGCCCTCGCCCGCCACCGCATCGCCGATGCCCGGGTCGTCGGCACCGGCCACGTGAAGGCGCAGCTGCGCGGCCGGGACGGCGTCGCGGTCGGCGCCATCGCGTTCCGGGCGGCGGAATCGCCGGTCGGGCGCCTGCTCCTCTCCCGCATCGGCCGCGACATCCACGCCGCCGGCACCCTCTCCCGCGACCGCTGGCGCGGCAGCGACCGGGTCGAGCTGCGCCTGAGCGACGTGGCCGAGGCCGATTGAGCCGGCCAAGGATCTGGTCCGGTACCCGGCTTGACACCCCCCGGCGGCCCCACCATAAGGGCCCCGTCGCCGACACGGCGGCCCCTGCCGGTGACGGCAGCGTGGGGGAATGTCCCGAGCGGCAAAGGGGGCGGACTGTAAATCCGCTGGCTATGCCTTCGTAGGTTCGAGTCCTACTTCCCCCACCATCCTCCCTCCCCTGCTCCCCGCACGATCGTCCGGACTGTCCAGGTCCCGCTCGATCGGCCGAGTGCGGCCCTCGTCGCGCACGCCGATCGGTCGGCGACGGGTGGCTGGATCACGAGATCCCTCACGCCGTGGCGGCGTCCACCAGCGTGTTCAGCGGCGGCCACCAGCGGGCGAACAGCGCCTTCACGGCCTCGCTCTCTCCCAGGAGCGTGACCAGGGCCGATACGTCGTTGAGGCCCCTCGGCCGCGTCGAAATTGATGCGCTGCCGGTCTTTGAGCATCTGCTTGATCTGCGGGATTAGATCCTCTTCGCCCATCTCGTCGAAGCGGCCGCGTCCGTAGCGCCCGTCCTTCTCCAGGAACACCGACCGGTACCGTGGGGCGAGCGGGTCACCCGGACGGCGTCCAAGCGCCTCGTCCGCCAGCGCAATCCGGCCGCCGTCGCGGAGCCCGGACGTCGACGGCACCGGGCCGTCGGGGTCCGGTGTCGTCACCTTGACAGGGGCAGGACACCCCCTCATAAGGACGCGCCGCCGACACGGCGGCCCCTGCCGGCGACGGCAGCGTGGGGGAATGTCCCGAGCGGCAAAGGGGGCGGACTGTAAATCCGCTGGCTATGCCTTCGTAGGTTCGAGTCCTACTTCCCCCACCATCCTCCCTCCCCTGCTCTCCCGCACGATCGTCCGGACTGTCCAGGTCCCGCGCGATCGGCCGGCCCGATGGGGCGGGTGGATCAGTGATCCACCACCTCGCCGAGCGCCGCCAGCAGCGACGAGCGCGCCCGGCTCACCCGGCTCTTCACCGTGCCGACCTGGCAGCCGAGCCGCAGGGCGGCCTCCTCGTAGGTGTAGCCCTCGGCACCGATCAGCAAAAGCGCCTGGCGCTGGGCCTCGGGCAGGGCCTCCATCCGCTCCCGGACCACCCGCAGGGTGCTGGCATGGTCCTGGTCGGCCGGCGCGGCCAGTTGACCGGCGAGGATCCCGTCGCCATCCTCGACTTCCCGGCGGCCCTTCCGCAGATCCGTGTAGAACTGGTTGCGCATGATCGTGAACAACCAGGCGGTGAAATTCGTCCCGGCCTGGAACCGATGCTGGTTCGCCCAGGCCCGGGCGCAGGTTTCCTGAACCAGGTCGTCGGCCCGCACCACGTCGTGCGACAACGAGAGACCGAAGGTGCGCAGGGCCGGCAACGCCGTCATCAGGGCGTTACGGAAGTCGAAGCTGATGGCTTCGCCGCGCGCCGCCAGGGCGGCCTCGAACCGGGCCAGCAGCTCGGCGAGGCGCGACGGCAGCTCGGTCTGGGCGACAGGGCTGAAGTATTGTTGCAGAGGTTTTCTGAGGTAATCTTGGATGACATGGGAGGGGAGCGTGTCGGCGGGCGTCAGTGGCGCGGACGGGAGCGCGGTCGGATCGATCTTCATTGTCGAGAGAGGGCCCCTGGTCCCGTGAGATGCCATCTTTTTAACGGTTCGAATTTCGATGGCAATAGAAGCTTGACCGATGCTCGATGAAGCCGGCGCCCTCGCGGCCCTCGCCGCCCTGGCGCAGGAGACGCGGCTGCGCACGCTGCGAACCCTGCTGCACGCCTATCCCGAGGGCATTCCCGCCGGTCGTCTCGCCGCCGCTTCGGGCTGCGCGCCCTCGACCCTGACCTTCCACCTCCGGCAGTTGCAGGAGGCGGGCCTCGTCGAGTCGCGCCGCCAGGGCGCCTCGATGATCTACTCCGCGCGTCCCGCGGGCCTCGCGGACCTGACCGCGTACCTCACCGAGGCCTGCTGCGGCGGCAAGCCGGAGGCCTGCCTGCCGGTCTCCTGCTGCGGCGACGCGGCTCCTCGGCAGCCCGGGCCGGCGGCGACCGACGCCGCCTCCGCGCCCGGCGCCCCGACCGGATAGAGGATTCGACACGCCGTTGGGGCTCGCGCCGACCGGCCGGTTTCCGCCCTCCGCGCAGGGCGGGGATGAGCCGGCGGGCAGGTGTGGCGGGCACGGCTTTGGGCTACGCGTCACTGGGAGTGGCGACACGGAGCGCGGGACGGATGACGGGCGTGGCGGAGCCGATGGCGGCGGAGGTGGCCGACGGCCTGCCGACCCGGGCGAGGCTGTGGGCGATGCTGGCGATCGGCATCGCCATGTCGATGGCGGTGCTCGACGGCGCCATCGTCAACGTCGCCCTGCCGGTGATGGCCCGGGATCTCCAGGTCAGCCCCGGCGCCGCGATCTTCGTCACCAACGGCTACCAGCTCGCCGTCACAGCGGCTCTGCTGCCGCTGGCCTCGCTGGGCGACATCCTCGGCTACAAGCGGGTCTACTGCACGGGGCTGGCGCTGTTCGCCGCCGCGTCGCTGGCCTGCGCGCTCGCCGGCTCGCTGCCGGTGCTGGTCGCGGCCCGCATCGTGCAGGGCCTCGGCGCGGCCGGGATCATGAGCGTCAACATCGCGCTCGTGCGCTTCGTCTATCCCCACCGGATGATCGGGCGCGGCGTCGGCACCATGGCGCTCATCGTGGCGATCGCCTCGGCGGCGGGCCCGAGCGTCGCGGCCGCAATCCTGTCGGTGGCGAGCTGGCCGTGGCTGTTCCTCGTCAACGTCCCCCTCGGGATCGCCGCGCTGGTGCTCGCGACCCGGATGCTGCCGATGACGCCCCGCAGCGGCGCCCGGTTCGACGCCCTGAGCGCGCTCCTCAACGCGCTGTTCTTCTGCCTGCTGATCACCGGCGTCGACGGGCTCGGCGAGCCGGGCCGGAGCGGCACGGCGCTCGGCCTGCTCGCCGGGGCAGCGGTGATCGGCACCGCCTTCGTGTGGATGCAGGCCCGCCTGCCGGCCCCGCTCCTGCCGATCGACCTCCTGCGCATCCCGGTCTTCGCGCTGTCGATGGTGAGCTCGCTCTGCTCGTTCTCGGCCCAGATGATGGCCTACGTCGCCCTGCCGTTCTACTTCCAGGACGTGCTCCACCTCACCAGCACCCAGACCGGGGTGCTGATGACGCCCTGGCCGATCGCCATCGCGGTGATCGCCCCCTTCGCCGGGCGCCTGGCCGACCGCTACCCGCCGGGGCTTCTCGGCGGCATCGGCCTCGTCGCCCTGTCGGCGGGCCTCGCCCTGATGGCGAGCGTGCCCCCGGACGCCTCGCCGCTCGCCATCGCCCTGCGGCTGACCCTGTGCGGCCTCGGCTTCGGGCTGTTCCAGTCGCCCAACAACAAGGTGATCATCACCAGCGCGCCGCGGGAGCGCAGCGGCGGGGCGAGCGGCATGCAATCGACCGCGCGCCTCCTCGGCCAGTCCCTCGGCGCCGCCATGGTGGCGGTGATCTTCGGCTACCTCCACACCGGCGGCACCGTGACGGTCCTGTGGATCGCGAGCGCGCTGGCGCTGACCGGTGCCGTCGCGAGCGGGCTGCGGGTCAGGCGCTGACGGGCCGCGGCCATTCCCTGCGCGGCGTGCGGCGGAAGTACCGTCCTTCACATTCATGACGCGCACAGATCGGAATCTGCCGCGTCCGCGACTCCCACGGATCGAGCCGTCGTCCTCGAACGTGGCCCGCGAACCGGTCGGCGAGGACCGGATCCCGGAGCGGCGTCCGGTCGCGCTGCGATCGGGCCCTGCTCCAGACCATCGATTTTGCTGAATTTTCTTCGAAAAACCGGTCTCCGCTTTGCCGGACAATGCTCTGAAGGGCCACCATGGACGCGCGCGTCGTCGACTCCTCCACCCGCGGGGCCTCCGCGCCCGGCGTCCTGGCCCGCGAGCGCATCGTGGCACGGGCCGGCTTCAACCGCTGGCTCGTCCCGCCGGCGGCGCTCGCCATCCACCTCTGCATCGGGATGTCCTACGGGCTGTCGGTGTTCTGGCTGCCGCTGTCGCGGGCGCTCAGCGCCGGCCGGCCGGCCCCGGCCGCGTGCCCCGACATGAGCCTCGCGACCGCCCTCGTCACCACGACCTGCGACTGGCGCGTCAGCGACCTCGTCCTGGTATTCTCGATCGGCATCGTCATGCTCGGCCTCTCCGCGGCCCTGTTCGGCGGCTGGCTCGAGCGGTCAGGACCCCGCAAGGCCGGCCTCGCGGCGGCCCTGGCCTGGGGCGGCGGGTTCCTGATCGGGGCGCTCGGGGTCTATCTCCACCAGCTCTGGCTGATCTGGCTCGGCATGGGGCTGATCGGCGGCGTGGGCCTCGGCCTCGGCTACATCTCGCCAGTCTCGACCCTGGTGAAGTGGTTTCCGGACCGGCGCGGCATGGCCACCGGCATGGCGATCATGGGCTTCGGCGGCGGCGCGATGATCGGCTCGCCGCTCGCCGACCTGCTCATCACCCACTTCAAGGGGCCGGATTCCCCCGGGGTCTGGCAGACCCTCGCGGCGATGGGCGCCGGCTATCTCGTCGTCATGCTGTGCGGGGCCTTCGGCTACCGCGTGCCGCCGGACGGCTGGCAGCCCCCGGGCTGGAGCTCGCCGGCCGGCTGCGACCGGATGATCACCAGCGGCCACGTCCACCTCGCCGACGCGCACCGGACGCTCCAGTTCTGGCTGCTCTGGGCGATGCTGTGCCTCAACGTCTCGGCCGGGATCGGCGTGCTGGCGCTGGCCTCTCCGATGCTCCAGGAGATTTTCGGCGGCGCGCTGATCGGCCGGCCGGAGGTCGGGTTCGGCCAGCTCGATGCCGGGGGGAAGGCGCAGGTCGCGGCGATCGCCGCCGGCTTCGTCGGGTTGTTGTCGCTGTTCAACATCCTGGGCCGGTTCTTCTGGGCAACGCTCTCCGACCGCATCGGCCGGAAGGCCACCTACGCCACCTTCTTCGCCCTCGGCGGCGTGCTCTACGCCGCCGCACCCTGGGCCGCCGGCCTCGGTTCGCAGGCGTCGTTCGTGCTCATCCTCTGCGTGATCCTCTCGATGTATGGCGGCGGCTTCGCGACGATCCCCGCCTACCTCGCCGACCTGTTCGGCACCCGGTTCGTCGGCGCGATCCACGGCCGCCTGCTCACCGCCTGGTCGACGGCGGGCGTCGTCGGCCCCCTCGTCGTGACCGCGATCCGGCAGGCGCAGGTCGATGCGGGCCTCCAGGGCGCGGCGCTCTACGGCCGCACGCTCCTGATCCTGGCTGGCTTCCTGGCCGCCGGGTTCGTGGCGAACCTGCTGGTGCGGCCGCTCGCGCGGCGCTGGTTCATGGACGGGACCGAGGCCGCCTCCGGCGCGCTGGAGCCCGCGGGCCCGTCCGGCTCGTTCGGGATCGGCCGGGGCGGCCTGACGCCGGCGGCGGCGCTCGCCTGGGCCGCGGTCGGGCTGCCGATCCTGTGGGGCGTGTGGATCACGCTCGCCAAGGCGCTGATCCTGTTCCGGTAGCGGGCGTCAGGCCATCGTCGTGGAGCGCGGCGGGAGATGGAGGAGCACCGCCTCGGTCTCCGCCGAGGGGTGGCGCGGATAGCGCTCCATCACCAGCGGGTCGTGGCCGGGCACGATCCGCTCCGGATCGCCGGCGAGCCGCGCGAGCGTCCGCCAGCTCTCCATCATCGCGGCGATGTCGACCACGATCGGAAACGGGTTCTGCTGGGCGAGGTTGGCGTAGAAATGGGCGGCGTCCGAGGCGAGGACGACGGGGCCGCGTGCCGTCTCGACCCGCACGCATTGCAGGCCCCGCGTGTGCCCCGGCACCGCGTGGACCGTGACCCCGGCCGCGATCTCCCCCGTGCCGTCGACGAAGGCGACCCGCCCCTCGTAGACCCGCCGCACCATGGTGCAGACGTCCTCGACCGAGAAGGCGCCACGCAGCCGCGCGTGGCACATGCAGCGCCCCGTCGCGTAGGCCATCTCGGCGTCCTGGAGGTGGAAGGTCGCGTTCGGGAACGCCGACAGGTTGCCGGCGTGATCGTAGTGGAGATGCGTGATGACCACGTCCCGCACCGTCGCGGGATCGACGCCGAGATCCCGCAAGCCGTCGAGCGGATGGCGCACCATCGTCCGGCCGTAGGCCGCGCAGGCCGGCCAGTCGAACCCGGTATCGACGACGATCACCCGCTCGTCGTTGCGGATCACCCAGACGAAGTAGTCGATGGGCATCGGCCCGTCATGCGGATCTCCGTCGGGCGGCGGGTAGAGCAGGTTCAGCGACGCCGGGCGCTCGTGCGTCGCGTAGCGCAGCGCGAAGACCTCGTAGTCCGGCACGCCGACCTCCTGTGTGTTGTACTAATCCTTCGCCGAGGCCGGCAGTGCCGCCAGGAACGCGTCGATCGCGGTGTGGTCGGCCTCCGCCCCGAGATCCGCCAGCGCGTCCTGCCAGAGTGCGGCGATCGTCCGCGACAGCGGCGCCGGCACACCCTCGTGGCGCGCGAGATCGTCCGCCGTGCGCAGGTCCTTGGCCATCAGCGCCATGGAGAACCCGGACGTGTAGGATTTCGGGATCACGTAGGGCTTCAGCTTGACGTCGGTGGAGTTGTTGCGGCCCGTCGAGACGTTGAGGATGTCGGTCATCAGCGTAGGGTCGAGGCCGAAGCTCGCACCGATGCGCAGGGCTTCGCAGGCGGCGGTCAGGCCCGCGGCGGAGACGTAGTTGTTCAACGCCTTCATGGCGTGGCCGGAGCCGACCGGGCCGGTCTCGAACACGGAGGTGCCGAGGCTCCCCAGGAGCGGCCGCACCGCGTCGGCGTGATCCCCGCCGACCATGATGGCCAGCGTGCCGTCGACGGCGCGCTTCACACCGCCCGAGACGGGGGCGTCGACGAGGACGATACCCCGATCGGCCAGCTCTTTCGCGAGGTCGCGGGTGCCGACCGGCGCCGAGGAGCTCATGTCGATCACGATCGCGCCCGGGGCGAGGTGTCCGGCGATCCCCTCCGGCCCGGCGAGGACGGCGCGCACCGTCTTGCCGTCCGGCAGCATCGTCACGACGGCGCCAGCTCCCTCCGCCGCCTCCCCGGCGGAGGACGCCGTCCGGCCCCCCGCCTGCGCGAAGGCCGCCGCGGCGGCCGGGGACGGGTCGAACCCGACCACGTTCCAGCCCGCCGCGACGAGGCGGCTCGCCATCGGCAGCCCCATCTTGCCGAGGCCCAGGAAGGCGATGCGGGCGGAGGACGGGTCGAGGCTCATGATTGTCCCCACCGTCACGCCTTGTCGGAGAGGGCGCCCTCGGCCTTCAGGACCTCGTGCGCGGCCTTGAACGCCTCGAGGCCGGACGGGATGCCGCAATAGACGGTGGCGTGGAGCAGGATCTCCTTGATCTCCTCGACGCTGACGCCGTTGGCGAGCGCGCCCTTGACGTGCAGCTTGAGCTCCGCCGGCTTCGACAGGGCGGTCAGCATCGCGAGGTTGAGCATCGAGCGCGTCCTGCGGTCGAGCCCGTCGCGCGTCCAGGCGTAGCCCCAGCACCACTCGGTCGTGATGCGCTGGAACGCCATCATGAAGTCGTCGGCCTTGGCGAGGCTGCTATCGACGTAGTCCGCCCCGAGCACCTCCCGGCGGACCTCGAGCCCCTTCTCGAATTGCTCGCTCTCGGCCATCGTGCCCTCCCCGGCGCGTCCGTTTCCCCGGACGGTAGCAGGCAACCGGACGGAGATCGACGGGGGCCGGCGGCGAAATCGGGCGCGCTCAACCGGGGATGGTGCCACCCGCGACGATGCGACAGAACGGTCTTGATCGTCCCCGGTGAACCGCCCCGCCCCGCGCCGGGACGCAACGAGATTCGAGATCATGAACCCGCTCCGCCGCATGCTGCCCTCCAACCACGCCCTGTTCGTGTTCGAGGCGGTGGCGCGCAACACCAGCTTCACCCGGGCGGCGGCCGAGCTGAACGTGACCCAGCCCGCCGTCAGCAAGGCGATGGCGCAGCTCGAGCGCCATCTCGGCGTGCGCCTCATCGACCGCTCGGCCGAGGGCATCGCGCTGACCGAGGACGGGGCGATCCTCTACCGGCGGGTGGCGGACGGGTTCCGGGGCATCGAGGCGGCCCTGCGCGAGATCGACATCCGCCGCACCGGCATCGACAC
This is a stretch of genomic DNA from Methylobacterium sp. 17Sr1-1. It encodes these proteins:
- a CDS encoding OFA family MFS transporter, which encodes MDARVVDSSTRGASAPGVLARERIVARAGFNRWLVPPAALAIHLCIGMSYGLSVFWLPLSRALSAGRPAPAACPDMSLATALVTTTCDWRVSDLVLVFSIGIVMLGLSAALFGGWLERSGPRKAGLAAALAWGGGFLIGALGVYLHQLWLIWLGMGLIGGVGLGLGYISPVSTLVKWFPDRRGMATGMAIMGFGGGAMIGSPLADLLITHFKGPDSPGVWQTLAAMGAGYLVVMLCGAFGYRVPPDGWQPPGWSSPAGCDRMITSGHVHLADAHRTLQFWLLWAMLCLNVSAGIGVLALASPMLQEIFGGALIGRPEVGFGQLDAGGKAQVAAIAAGFVGLLSLFNILGRFFWATLSDRIGRKATYATFFALGGVLYAAAPWAAGLGSQASFVLILCVILSMYGGGFATIPAYLADLFGTRFVGAIHGRLLTAWSTAGVVGPLVVTAIRQAQVDAGLQGAALYGRTLLILAGFLAAGFVANLLVRPLARRWFMDGTEAASGALEPAGPSGSFGIGRGGLTPAAALAWAAVGLPILWGVWITLAKALILFR
- a CDS encoding N-acyl homoserine lactonase family protein; its protein translation is MPDYEVFALRYATHERPASLNLLYPPPDGDPHDGPMPIDYFVWVIRNDERVIVVDTGFDWPACAAYGRTMVRHPLDGLRDLGVDPATVRDVVITHLHYDHAGNLSAFPNATFHLQDAEMAYATGRCMCHARLRGAFSVEDVCTMVRRVYEGRVAFVDGTGEIAAGVTVHAVPGHTRGLQCVRVETARGPVVLASDAAHFYANLAQQNPFPIVVDIAAMMESWRTLARLAGDPERIVPGHDPLVMERYPRHPSAETEAVLLHLPPRSTTMA
- a CDS encoding NAD(P)-dependent oxidoreductase; its protein translation is MSLDPSSARIAFLGLGKMGLPMASRLVAAGWNVVGFDPSPAAAAAFAQAGGRTASSAGEAAEGAGAVVTMLPDGKTVRAVLAGPEGIAGHLAPGAIVIDMSSSAPVGTRDLAKELADRGIVLVDAPVSGGVKRAVDGTLAIMVGGDHADAVRPLLGSLGTSVFETGPVGSGHAMKALNNYVSAAGLTAACEALRIGASFGLDPTLMTDILNVSTGRNNSTDVKLKPYVIPKSYTSGFSMALMAKDLRTADDLARHEGVPAPLSRTIAALWQDALADLGAEADHTAIDAFLAALPASAKD
- a CDS encoding carboxymuconolactone decarboxylase family protein → MAESEQFEKGLEVRREVLGADYVDSSLAKADDFMMAFQRITTEWCWGYAWTRDGLDRRTRSMLNLAMLTALSKPAELKLHVKGALANGVSVEEIKEILLHATVYCGIPSGLEAFKAAHEVLKAEGALSDKA